The following are encoded together in the Leuconostoc mesenteroides subsp. mesenteroides ATCC 8293 genome:
- a CDS encoding helix-turn-helix domain-containing protein yields the protein MSLTLQFRDATSVRKEIAIRGESIAIFSKRIGVNYSLMTEYLNNKKHPSPPTAKKIAKGLDKEIKDIFFI from the coding sequence ATGTCACTAACACTACAATTTCGAGATGCTACTTCAGTCAGAAAGGAAATCGCAATACGTGGGGAAAGTATTGCGATTTTTTCCAAAAGAATAGGGGTCAATTATTCATTGATGACAGAATATTTAAATAATAAGAAGCATCCATCACCACCAACGGCTAAAAAAATTGCTAAAGGACTTGATAAAGAAATCAAGGATATTTTTTTCATTTAA
- a CDS encoding helix-turn-helix domain-containing protein codes for MVTKEQFGQKIKHIREKKHYTVRQAALQGNFSSAYLSQIENGNKNIPKVETLYRIAKGLRISKDEILHIAGITSHTSPKHPNSVDLGKQFADDDLLLSFEGKPLSPEYREAILSILRTLPDVDEKTKED; via the coding sequence ATGGTAACAAAAGAACAGTTCGGCCAAAAAATTAAACATATTAGAGAAAAAAAGCATTATACTGTTCGTCAAGCTGCCCTACAAGGTAATTTTTCATCCGCCTATTTATCTCAGATTGAAAATGGCAATAAAAATATTCCTAAAGTCGAAACACTTTATCGCATTGCTAAAGGACTGAGAATATCAAAAGATGAAATATTACATATTGCCGGAATTACTTCCCATACTTCACCTAAACACCCCAATAGTGTAGATCTTGGCAAACAATTTGCCGATGATGATTTGCTCTTGTCTTTTGAAGGAAAACCTTTATCCCCAGAATATCGCGAAGCAATTTTGTCCATACTCCGCACCTTGCCAGATGTCGATGAAAAAACAAAAGAGGATTAA
- a CDS encoding ImmA/IrrE family metallo-endopeptidase, with translation MYIDDRISNYLEQIVQKNGLTLIHIDGTELDPDVANGRKRAIIINNNYKTNFSRYFRIAHEISHLIYTRSNDTYAFSPLSKLSDETEANLHAIQILVDFYFSEIPLKQERWERRFHFIEAFGLGQITHLVEKILA, from the coding sequence GTGTACATAGATGACAGAATTTCAAACTATCTTGAACAAATCGTGCAAAAAAATGGTTTGACATTAATACATATTGATGGCACAGAACTTGACCCAGATGTGGCCAATGGTCGTAAAAGAGCTATCATCATCAACAATAATTACAAAACAAATTTCAGTCGCTATTTTCGAATTGCGCATGAAATATCTCATTTAATTTATACAAGAAGCAACGATACTTACGCGTTTTCTCCTCTTTCAAAATTATCAGATGAAACGGAAGCTAATTTACATGCTATCCAAATTTTAGTAGATTTTTATTTCTCAGAAATCCCCTTAAAACAAGAACGTTGGGAACGGCGGTTTCACTTTATTGAAGCGTTTGGTCTTGGTCAAATAACGCATCTTGTTGAAAAAATATTAGCATAA